A genomic window from Halorubrum trapanicum includes:
- a CDS encoding DUF1641 domain-containing protein, translating to MSETEPSESADLETAIQENPEAVAAFVERLDAVNELLDVLSLGESALDDEMVRELSATGSTLAESADGLATDETVALAEAVGENGDELRAALDTLLELQRSGTLDELAEIAEVGSLATAALDDEMVRSLAGTGAALGEVAQTAADDDARDGVETLLKGVGEAESESPERVGAVGLLRGVRDPEVQYGLGYLLAVAGAIGRERSGRE from the coding sequence ATGTCCGAGACGGAACCCTCCGAATCGGCCGATCTCGAGACGGCGATCCAAGAAAATCCCGAGGCCGTCGCCGCGTTCGTGGAGCGGCTCGACGCGGTCAACGAGCTGCTGGACGTGCTCTCCTTAGGCGAGAGCGCGCTCGACGACGAGATGGTCCGCGAGCTCTCGGCAACGGGGTCGACGCTCGCGGAGTCCGCCGACGGGCTGGCGACCGACGAGACCGTCGCGCTGGCCGAGGCGGTCGGCGAGAACGGCGACGAGCTGCGGGCGGCGCTCGACACGCTGCTCGAACTCCAGCGGAGCGGGACGCTCGACGAGCTGGCCGAGATCGCCGAGGTCGGGTCGCTGGCGACCGCGGCCCTTGACGACGAGATGGTGAGGTCGCTGGCCGGCACCGGCGCCGCGCTCGGCGAAGTGGCGCAGACCGCGGCCGACGACGACGCCCGCGACGGCGTCGAGACGCTGCTGAAGGGCGTCGGCGAGGCGGAAAGCGAGTCGCCCGAGCGGGTCGGCGCCGTCGGGCTGCTCCGCGGCGTGCGCGACCCGGAGGTCCAGTACGGGCTGGGCTACCTGCTGGCGGTGGCGGGCGCGATCGGCCGCGAGCGATCCGGTCGCGAGTGA
- a CDS encoding M20 family metallopeptidase gives MAEDTGAAGSATTGDDAPAEYVRANREALVSLALDLLAVDTSNPPGDTREVVAEIERFLDPLPVAVERFAVDPAKPNLLVRVPGDADRTLLYNGHLDTVPFDETEWTRDPLGERDDDRVYGRGATDMKGAVASLLFAIRAFAATETDPAVDLLFAFVSDEEVGGDAGLPALLDAGALDADACVIGEPTCEEGRRSVTVADRGSIWLTLEASGEAAHGSRPTLGVNAVDRLYDAVETMRDRFGTERLAIGAEMEPIVEESVAYYAPSMGEAAARDLFRYPSINLGVFEGGDAVNAVPGAARAEIDVRLTAGVHTPDVLAGIRECVADCEGVTVADVSWSVGTAEDPDGPLVEAVASTAAAVTGDRVFRRSATGGGDAKKLRNAGISTVEFALGTDTLHAPDEYVPVDALVDNAVVYARLPAAWRTETDR, from the coding sequence ATGGCCGAAGACACGGGTGCGGCCGGATCGGCGACGACCGGCGACGACGCGCCCGCCGAGTACGTGCGGGCCAACCGCGAGGCGCTGGTCTCGCTGGCCCTCGATCTGCTCGCGGTCGACACGTCGAATCCCCCCGGCGACACGCGCGAGGTCGTCGCGGAGATCGAGCGGTTCCTCGACCCCCTCCCGGTCGCGGTCGAGCGGTTCGCCGTCGACCCGGCGAAGCCGAACCTACTCGTGCGGGTCCCCGGCGACGCCGACCGCACGCTGCTGTACAACGGGCACCTCGACACGGTGCCGTTCGACGAGACGGAGTGGACGCGCGATCCGCTCGGCGAGCGCGACGACGACCGCGTCTACGGGCGGGGCGCGACCGACATGAAGGGCGCCGTGGCGTCGTTGCTGTTCGCGATCCGAGCCTTCGCGGCCACCGAAACCGACCCGGCCGTCGACCTCCTGTTCGCCTTCGTGAGCGACGAGGAGGTGGGCGGCGACGCCGGGCTCCCGGCGCTGCTCGACGCGGGGGCGCTCGACGCGGACGCCTGCGTGATCGGCGAGCCGACCTGCGAGGAGGGCCGCCGCTCCGTCACGGTCGCGGACCGGGGAAGCATCTGGCTGACGCTCGAGGCGTCGGGCGAGGCGGCGCACGGCTCCCGGCCGACGCTCGGCGTCAACGCCGTCGACCGACTGTACGACGCCGTCGAGACGATGCGCGATCGATTCGGCACCGAGCGGCTGGCGATCGGCGCCGAGATGGAGCCGATCGTCGAGGAGTCGGTCGCGTACTACGCCCCGTCGATGGGCGAGGCGGCCGCGCGGGACCTCTTCCGGTACCCGTCGATCAACCTCGGCGTCTTCGAGGGCGGCGACGCGGTGAACGCCGTCCCGGGGGCCGCGCGCGCCGAGATCGACGTGCGGCTGACGGCGGGCGTCCACACGCCCGACGTGCTCGCGGGGATCCGCGAGTGCGTCGCCGACTGCGAGGGGGTCACGGTCGCCGACGTCTCGTGGAGCGTCGGCACGGCCGAAGACCCCGACGGTCCGCTCGTCGAGGCCGTCGCGTCGACGGCGGCGGCCGTCACGGGGGACCGCGTCTTCAGGCGGAGCGCCACGGGCGGCGGCGACGCCAAGAAGCTCCGGAACGCCGGGATCTCGACCGTCGAGTTCGCGCTCGGGACCGACACGCTCCACGCGCCCGACGAGTACGTCCCGGTGGACGCGCTCGTCGACAACGCGGTCGTCTACGCCCGGCTGCCGGCGGCGTGGCGGACCGAGACGGACCGATAG
- a CDS encoding NAD-dependent epimerase/dehydratase family protein, protein MNLADSRVLVTGGAGLVGSHLAADLLDRGAAVRVADDLSKGTRDRVPAGAEFVAADVTDPDDVARAVTGDLDVVFHFAAYTDTNYDDDRVLFEENTAMTYNVLDRMREVGVDRFAFTSSSTVYGEAPRPTAEDYAPMEPISIYGSSKLADEGLISTHAHSYGIQSWVFRFANIVGPRQRGNVIPDFIEKLDEDPTELEILGDGRQEKSYMHVTECVDAIQHVVEGADDAYNVYNLGTRTTTSVTDIADIVSEELGVDPEYSYTGGDRGWTGDVPKMRLSIEKLADLGWEPSIESDAAVRRSARELIDEIVS, encoded by the coding sequence ATGAACCTCGCCGATTCGCGCGTCCTCGTCACCGGGGGCGCCGGCCTCGTCGGGAGCCACCTCGCGGCCGACCTGCTCGACCGCGGCGCGGCCGTCCGCGTCGCCGACGACCTCTCGAAGGGGACCCGCGACCGGGTGCCCGCCGGCGCCGAGTTCGTCGCGGCCGACGTGACCGACCCCGACGACGTCGCCCGCGCGGTCACCGGCGACCTCGACGTCGTCTTCCACTTCGCGGCGTACACGGACACGAACTACGACGACGACCGCGTCCTCTTCGAGGAGAACACCGCGATGACGTACAACGTCTTAGATCGCATGCGCGAGGTCGGCGTCGACCGCTTCGCGTTCACCTCCTCGTCGACCGTCTACGGCGAGGCGCCGCGCCCGACGGCCGAGGACTACGCGCCGATGGAGCCCATCTCGATCTACGGCTCCTCGAAGCTCGCCGACGAGGGGCTCATCTCCACGCACGCCCACTCGTACGGGATCCAGTCGTGGGTGTTCCGCTTCGCGAACATCGTCGGCCCGCGCCAGCGCGGCAACGTGATCCCCGACTTCATCGAGAAGCTGGACGAGGACCCGACGGAGCTGGAGATCCTCGGCGACGGCCGGCAGGAGAAGTCGTACATGCACGTCACCGAGTGCGTCGACGCGATCCAGCACGTCGTCGAGGGCGCGGACGACGCGTACAACGTGTACAACCTCGGCACGCGGACGACCACCTCCGTCACCGACATCGCCGACATCGTGAGCGAGGAACTCGGTGTCGACCCCGAGTACAGCTACACCGGCGGCGACCGCGGCTGGACCGGTGACGTGCCGAAGATGCGCCTGTCGATCGAGAAGCTGGCCGACCTCGGGTGGGAGCCGTCGATCGAGAGCGACGCGGCGGTCCGGCGCAGCGCGCGTGAACTGATCGACGAGATCGTCTCGTAA
- a CDS encoding helix-turn-helix domain-containing protein, translating into MTASVREDLERDMECLDLLECIHGLNERDRAVFRALQQADEALTVDDVAERLGCERSTAHRSISRLVEAEVVAQRQVNYDHGGYYYVYRPRTREEVAREMRRLLNSWYATVGRLIQEFEDRCDGGASDGGDRSAPSGS; encoded by the coding sequence ATGACCGCGTCAGTGCGCGAGGACCTCGAACGCGACATGGAGTGTCTGGACCTCCTGGAGTGTATCCACGGGCTCAACGAGCGGGATCGGGCGGTGTTTCGGGCGCTCCAGCAAGCGGACGAGGCGCTCACCGTCGACGACGTGGCGGAGCGGCTGGGCTGCGAGCGCTCGACGGCGCACCGGTCGATCTCGCGACTGGTCGAGGCCGAGGTGGTCGCCCAGCGGCAGGTGAACTACGACCACGGCGGATACTACTACGTGTACCGGCCGCGGACGCGCGAGGAGGTCGCCCGCGAGATGCGGCGGCTGCTCAACAGCTGGTACGCGACCGTCGGGCGGCTCATCCAGGAGTTCGAAGATCGGTGTGACGGGGGGGCGAGCGACGGCGGGGACCGCTCGGCTCCCTCCGGTTCCTAG
- a CDS encoding DUF302 domain-containing protein — MTLPIDPTQIDPDDIGEQQATLEMDHEAAIEHVREVFTDAGFGVPVEFSPSEMLNEKVDAGRDPYYVLGACNPEVADRALDATDNKLGALMACNVVIWEEEPGVQRVYHVSIMRIARLVGMAPDDDEMENIVADTGEIVDEAFENL, encoded by the coding sequence ATGACGCTTCCCATCGACCCGACGCAGATCGACCCGGACGACATCGGCGAACAGCAGGCCACCCTCGAGATGGATCACGAGGCGGCGATCGAACACGTCCGCGAGGTGTTCACCGACGCCGGATTCGGCGTCCCCGTCGAGTTCTCGCCGTCGGAGATGCTCAACGAGAAGGTGGACGCGGGCCGCGACCCCTACTACGTCTTGGGCGCGTGTAACCCCGAGGTCGCCGACCGAGCGCTCGACGCGACCGACAACAAGCTCGGCGCGCTGATGGCGTGTAACGTCGTTATCTGGGAGGAGGAGCCCGGCGTCCAGCGCGTCTACCACGTCTCGATCATGCGTATCGCCCGGCTCGTCGGGATGGCGCCGGACGACGACGAGATGGAGAATATCGTCGCCGACACCGGTGAAATCGTCGACGAGGCGTTCGAGAACTTATAG
- a CDS encoding sulfurtransferase TusA family protein, with the protein MTDIEPDETVDARGAACPGPLMDLIGAIRGAESGDVVRLLSDSEGSLTDVPEWAEEAGNELLAVEELDDHNAFYVEKA; encoded by the coding sequence ATGACCGACATCGAACCCGACGAGACCGTCGACGCGAGGGGCGCGGCGTGCCCCGGCCCCCTGATGGACCTCATCGGCGCGATTCGGGGCGCGGAGTCGGGAGACGTCGTCCGACTGTTGAGCGACAGCGAGGGATCGCTCACCGACGTCCCCGAGTGGGCCGAGGAGGCCGGTAACGAGCTGCTCGCCGTCGAGGAGCTCGACGACCACAACGCGTTTTACGTGGAGAAAGCATGA
- a CDS encoding DsrE/DsrF/DrsH-like family protein: MGTDTPDASADDSSEATDGDVPSRAELAARVDELEDALAEATDGGKKMSIIATKGTLDMAYPPLILASTAAAFGYEVTVFHTFWGLDILHEERSKNLKLSSVGNPNMPVPNAVAALPGMDRVTTRMMEKRIADNDTATVEELLETSLDMGVEFQACQMTIDLMDYDEDDFYDGVTTGVGAATALQDMAEADIQLLV; this comes from the coding sequence ATGGGCACGGACACACCCGACGCGTCGGCCGACGACTCCTCCGAGGCGACCGACGGCGACGTCCCCTCCCGCGCGGAGCTGGCCGCGCGCGTCGACGAGCTCGAGGACGCGCTCGCCGAGGCCACCGACGGCGGCAAGAAGATGAGCATCATCGCCACGAAGGGGACGCTCGACATGGCGTACCCGCCGCTCATCCTCGCCAGCACCGCGGCCGCGTTCGGCTACGAGGTGACCGTCTTCCACACGTTCTGGGGGCTCGACATCCTCCACGAGGAGCGCTCGAAGAACCTCAAGCTCAGCTCCGTCGGCAACCCCAACATGCCCGTTCCCAACGCCGTCGCCGCGCTCCCCGGCATGGACCGCGTCACGACGCGGATGATGGAAAAGCGGATCGCGGACAACGACACCGCCACGGTCGAGGAGCTCCTCGAGACGAGCCTCGACATGGGCGTGGAGTTCCAGGCCTGTCAGATGACTATCGACCTGATGGACTACGACGAGGACGACTTCTACGACGGCGTCACCACGGGCGTCGGCGCCGCCACCGCGCTTCAGGACATGGCCGAGGCGGACATCCAGCTGCTGGTCTGA
- a CDS encoding YeeE/YedE family protein produces the protein MVADPVLLQAVAELFPNGISRYAVGGLLVGLGTVLIYVGTGIPAGASTFLESTLSYVSDQSRFQRYVGSRDWRVVFTAGIVLGGLAFAATFQSGLVTSPLYEPGTTGQLYEVAGVTLWTTEIQPWRLFLGGILVGVGTRVGKGCTSGHGVCGVGSASKTSLVGVATFLTVAIGTAQVVAALGVSP, from the coding sequence ATGGTCGCTGACCCAGTACTGCTGCAGGCTGTCGCCGAGCTGTTCCCCAACGGGATCAGCCGGTACGCCGTCGGCGGACTGCTCGTCGGCCTCGGGACCGTCCTGATCTACGTCGGGACGGGGATCCCCGCCGGGGCGAGCACGTTCCTGGAGTCGACGCTGTCGTACGTCTCCGACCAGTCGCGGTTCCAGCGGTACGTCGGCTCGCGAGACTGGCGGGTCGTGTTCACGGCCGGCATCGTCCTGGGCGGGCTGGCGTTCGCGGCGACGTTCCAGTCCGGACTGGTCACGAGCCCGCTGTACGAGCCCGGAACGACCGGCCAGCTGTACGAGGTCGCCGGCGTGACGCTGTGGACGACGGAGATCCAGCCGTGGCGGCTGTTCCTCGGCGGGATCTTAGTCGGTGTCGGGACCCGCGTCGGGAAGGGGTGTACGTCCGGCCACGGCGTCTGCGGCGTCGGCTCGGCGTCGAAGACGTCGCTGGTCGGCGTCGCGACGTTCCTGACCGTGGCGATCGGGACCGCGCAGGTCGTCGCCGCGCTGGGGGTGAGTCCGTAA
- a CDS encoding YeeE/YedE family protein: MSADRHPLFKPLVFVGGITFGFGLGFSHMARPEVVVNFLLFDDLGLPFVMFGAAIVSGIAFALLPRVRDAAPLTGDPYERRLKPFDRNVLVGGAVFGVGWGLSGICPGAAYASLGVGNVTILWALGGMFVGAYAQGYWRSRTGARDAAAAGAD, from the coding sequence GTGAGCGCGGACCGCCATCCCCTGTTCAAGCCGCTGGTGTTCGTCGGCGGTATCACCTTCGGGTTCGGCCTCGGGTTCAGCCACATGGCGCGGCCGGAGGTCGTGGTGAACTTCCTCCTGTTCGACGATCTCGGGCTCCCGTTCGTGATGTTCGGGGCCGCGATCGTCTCCGGGATCGCGTTCGCGCTGCTGCCCCGGGTCCGGGACGCCGCGCCCCTCACGGGCGACCCCTACGAGCGCCGGCTGAAACCGTTCGACCGGAACGTCCTCGTCGGCGGCGCCGTCTTCGGCGTCGGCTGGGGGCTCTCCGGGATCTGCCCGGGCGCCGCGTACGCCAGCCTCGGGGTCGGCAACGTCACGATCCTCTGGGCGCTCGGCGGGATGTTCGTCGGGGCGTACGCGCAGGGCTACTGGCGGAGCCGGACCGGGGCCCGCGACGCCGCCGCGGCGGGCGCGGACTGA
- a CDS encoding NAD(P)/FAD-dependent oxidoreductase, whose protein sequence is MTERVVIVGGGTGGTVLANDLADRLEPELDAGDVEVTLINDDPDHVYKPVWLYVPFGQREPADGRRALDELVDEAVDLRIDRVTEIDTDARRLRFDGGEPSMEYDHLVLATGSTLEPDRVPGLAEGGHDYYSESGATALRDELLEFTEGELVLSVVGTPHMCPAAPLEFVFMADDWFRERGLREDVDITYTYPIQRVHGNPHIAEWARPIMEERDIEVETFFNAESVDSDAETVTSMEGTELDYDLLVTIPPHGGVDLIEAAGLGDDGWVDVDKHTLEAEAAEDVYALGDTADTGVPNAGSVAHYQAGVVGRRLASEVRGRPATATYDGKTLCFVETGMDSASFVEFDYETPPSPAPPSEKLHWSKLAYNESYWLTARGLL, encoded by the coding sequence ATGACCGAGCGCGTCGTCATCGTCGGGGGCGGGACCGGCGGCACCGTCCTCGCCAACGACCTCGCCGATCGGCTCGAACCCGAGCTCGACGCCGGCGACGTCGAGGTCACTCTGATCAACGACGACCCCGACCACGTCTACAAGCCGGTCTGGCTGTACGTGCCGTTCGGACAGCGCGAACCGGCGGACGGTCGCCGCGCGCTCGACGAACTCGTCGACGAGGCGGTCGACCTCCGGATCGATCGGGTGACCGAGATCGACACCGACGCCCGGCGGCTCCGGTTCGACGGCGGCGAGCCGTCGATGGAGTACGATCACCTCGTCTTGGCGACCGGATCGACGCTGGAGCCCGACCGGGTTCCCGGCCTCGCGGAGGGCGGCCACGACTACTACAGCGAGTCGGGCGCGACCGCCCTCCGCGACGAGTTGCTGGAATTCACCGAGGGCGAGCTCGTGTTGAGCGTCGTCGGCACCCCCCACATGTGTCCGGCGGCGCCGCTGGAGTTCGTCTTCATGGCCGACGACTGGTTCCGCGAGCGCGGCCTGCGCGAGGACGTCGACATCACCTACACGTACCCGATCCAGCGCGTCCACGGCAATCCCCACATCGCCGAGTGGGCCCGCCCCATCATGGAGGAACGGGACATCGAGGTGGAGACGTTCTTCAACGCCGAGTCGGTCGACTCCGACGCGGAGACGGTCACGTCGATGGAGGGGACCGAGCTCGACTACGACCTCCTCGTGACGATCCCGCCCCACGGCGGCGTCGACCTGATCGAGGCGGCCGGGCTCGGCGACGACGGCTGGGTCGACGTCGACAAGCACACGCTGGAGGCCGAGGCCGCGGAGGACGTCTACGCGCTCGGCGACACCGCCGACACCGGCGTCCCGAACGCGGGCAGCGTGGCGCACTACCAGGCCGGCGTCGTCGGCCGGCGCCTCGCCAGCGAGGTCCGCGGTCGCCCGGCGACGGCGACGTACGACGGCAAGACGCTGTGCTTCGTCGAGACCGGGATGGATTCGGCCTCGTTCGTCGAGTTCGACTACGAGACCCCGCCGTCGCCCGCGCCGCCCTCGGAGAAGCTCCACTGGTCGAAGCTGGCGTACAACGAGTCCTACTGGCTCACCGCGCGGGGGCTGCTCTGA
- a CDS encoding inorganic phosphate transporter: protein MDPALVALFVGAALASLFMAWVIGAGSSGATPFAPAVGANAIGTMRAALLVGVFGFAGAVTQGGNVSEAVGSGLVGGISLPVTGVILVLVLGAGLMAVGITTGIPIATAFTVTGAVIGVGLALGGTPVWSKYQQIGAVWVLTPFVGGGIAFGIASVLPRPGVPERYSVPALAGLVGSVLANVRFSFLGDGPESGTLRGVAQHALGVDGLASAVAITGLAALAVAAVVRWDVSRDEEDGLRRVLLALGSLVAFSAGGSQVGLAVGPLLPLLDEVGMISTTAALVGGGFGMLVGSWTGAPRMIKSLAQDYSSLGPRRSISALVPSFLIAQLAVLLGVPVSFNEIVVSAIIGSGAAVGGRDAVDARKILVTVGAWAGSFALSFALAYAAAALFL from the coding sequence ATGGACCCCGCTCTCGTCGCCCTCTTCGTCGGCGCGGCGCTCGCCAGCCTCTTCATGGCGTGGGTGATCGGCGCCGGGTCGAGCGGCGCGACGCCGTTCGCCCCCGCCGTCGGCGCGAACGCGATCGGCACGATGCGCGCGGCCCTTCTGGTCGGCGTCTTCGGCTTCGCCGGCGCCGTCACGCAGGGCGGAAACGTCTCCGAAGCCGTCGGTAGCGGCCTCGTCGGCGGCATCAGTCTGCCCGTCACCGGCGTCATCCTCGTGCTCGTCCTCGGCGCGGGACTGATGGCGGTCGGCATCACCACCGGGATCCCGATCGCGACCGCGTTCACCGTGACCGGCGCCGTCATCGGCGTCGGCCTCGCGCTCGGCGGGACGCCGGTCTGGTCGAAGTACCAACAGATCGGCGCCGTCTGGGTCCTCACGCCGTTCGTCGGCGGCGGCATCGCGTTCGGTATCGCCTCCGTCCTCCCGCGGCCCGGCGTTCCCGAGCGGTACAGCGTCCCGGCCCTCGCCGGGCTCGTCGGGAGCGTCCTCGCGAACGTCCGATTCAGCTTCCTGGGTGACGGGCCCGAATCGGGCACGCTCCGCGGCGTCGCCCAGCACGCGCTGGGGGTCGACGGGCTCGCGTCGGCGGTCGCGATCACGGGCCTGGCGGCGCTGGCCGTCGCGGCCGTCGTCCGGTGGGACGTGAGCCGCGACGAGGAGGACGGACTGCGGCGCGTCCTGCTCGCGCTCGGCTCGCTCGTCGCGTTCTCCGCGGGCGGGAGTCAGGTCGGGCTGGCGGTCGGACCGCTGCTCCCGCTGCTCGACGAGGTGGGGATGATCTCGACGACCGCCGCGCTCGTCGGCGGCGGGTTCGGGATGCTGGTCGGCTCGTGGACCGGCGCGCCGCGGATGATCAAGTCGCTCGCGCAGGACTACTCCTCGCTCGGGCCGCGCCGCTCCATCTCGGCGCTCGTCCCGTCGTTCCTCATCGCGCAGCTGGCGGTGCTGCTCGGCGTTCCCGTCTCGTTCAACGAGATCGTCGTCAGCGCGATCATCGGGAGCGGCGCGGCCGTCGGGGGCCGCGACGCGGTGGACGCGCGGAAGATCCTCGTGACGGTTGGGGCGTGGGCGGGCTCGTTCGCCCTCTCGTTCGCGCT
- a CDS encoding sulfurtransferase TusA family protein, with protein MSSEFDIAETLDVKGASCPMPVVKTKSAIDGLAAGEVLEVLATDPGSMSDIDGWADGTAGVELVDQTEGDDVYKHYVRKTE; from the coding sequence ATGAGTTCCGAATTCGACATCGCGGAGACGCTCGACGTGAAAGGCGCATCGTGCCCCATGCCAGTGGTGAAGACGAAGTCCGCCATCGACGGTCTCGCCGCGGGCGAGGTCCTCGAAGTGCTGGCGACCGACCCCGGCAGCATGAGCGACATCGACGGCTGGGCCGACGGCACCGCGGGCGTCGAGCTCGTCGACCAGACGGAGGGCGACGACGTGTACAAACACTACGTCCGCAAGACCGAGTAA
- a CDS encoding MBL fold metallo-hydrolase, with protein sequence MNADDFPTPDVDVDSVDPDSLKHRIDAGEDVTILDARMGSDYEEWRIDGENVTSINVPYFEFLDDEIDDDVLDRIPDDREVTVLCAKGGASEYVAGALAERGYDVDHLEDGMNGWASIYEAVEVERYDGAGTLLQYQRPSSGCLGYLLYDGGEAAIIDPLRAFTDRYLDDADDLGVDLTYAIDTHVHADHISGVRDLDAEGVEGVIPAAAVDRGVTYADELTTAEDGDTFEVGDATIEAVYTPGHTTGMTSYLVDESLLATGDGLFVESVARPDLEEGDEGAPDAARTLYESLQERVLSLPDDTLIGGAHFSDAAVPADDGTYTAPIGELVAEMDALTMDEGEFVDLILSDMPPRPANYEDIIATNLGQNAVDDEEAFTLELGPNNCAASQDSLAGD encoded by the coding sequence ATGAATGCCGACGACTTTCCGACTCCGGACGTCGACGTCGACTCCGTCGACCCGGACTCGCTCAAACATCGAATCGACGCCGGCGAGGACGTGACGATCCTCGACGCGCGTATGGGGTCTGACTACGAGGAGTGGCGCATCGACGGCGAGAACGTCACGTCGATCAACGTCCCGTACTTCGAGTTCCTCGACGACGAGATCGACGACGACGTCCTCGATCGGATCCCCGACGACCGCGAGGTGACCGTGCTGTGCGCGAAGGGCGGCGCCAGCGAGTACGTCGCGGGCGCGCTCGCGGAGCGCGGCTACGACGTCGACCACCTCGAAGACGGGATGAACGGCTGGGCGAGCATCTACGAGGCCGTCGAGGTCGAGCGCTACGACGGCGCCGGCACGCTGCTCCAGTACCAGCGCCCCTCCTCGGGCTGCCTCGGCTACCTCCTCTACGACGGCGGCGAGGCCGCGATCATCGACCCGCTGCGGGCGTTCACCGACCGCTACCTCGACGACGCCGACGACCTCGGCGTCGACCTGACGTACGCCATCGACACGCACGTCCACGCCGACCACATCTCGGGCGTGCGCGACCTCGACGCCGAGGGCGTGGAGGGCGTCATCCCGGCGGCCGCCGTCGACCGCGGCGTCACGTACGCCGACGAGCTGACCACGGCTGAAGACGGCGACACCTTCGAAGTCGGCGACGCGACGATCGAGGCCGTCTACACCCCCGGCCACACGACCGGGATGACCTCCTACCTCGTCGACGAGAGCCTGCTCGCGACCGGCGACGGGCTGTTCGTCGAGAGCGTCGCTCGCCCCGATCTCGAAGAGGGCGACGAGGGCGCCCCCGACGCGGCGCGCACCCTGTACGAGTCGCTACAGGAGCGCGTCCTCTCGCTGCCCGACGACACCCTGATCGGCGGCGCGCACTTCAGCGACGCCGCGGTCCCGGCCGACGACGGCACCTACACGGCGCCCATCGGCGAGCTCGTCGCGGAGATGGACGCGCTCACGATGGACGAAGGGGAGTTCGTCGACCTGATCCTCTCGGACATGCCGCCGCGGCCGGCCAACTACGAGGACATCATCGCGACGAACCTCGGGCAGAACGCCGTCGACGACGAGGAGGCGTTCACCTTAGAGCTCGGGCCGAACAACTGCGCCGCCAGCCAGGACTCGCTCGCGGGTGACTGA